Proteins from a genomic interval of Kitasatospora kifunensis:
- a CDS encoding amino acid ABC transporter permease — protein MSDESRLLFDVPGPRARRRIRIATGVSLVAIAALLALVLHQFAQHGQLAADQWSMYGQWPIIHFLLTGIGQTLLVTAVGAAIAFPLGALIALVRLSRNRVARALARGYVELFRAIPLLLLLYVFLFALPRAGLTFPIFWQLLIPIALSNAPVVAEIFRAGVLAQDRGQAEAAHSLGMTYWQAMRWVVLPQAVRKLLPALVSQLVRLLKDSSLGYVVSYLELLHKTQVLGEYYHTVLSSYLVGAACYVVINASLSWLASRLERRQRG, from the coding sequence ATGAGCGACGAGAGCCGCCTGCTCTTCGACGTGCCCGGGCCCCGGGCCCGGCGTCGGATCAGGATCGCCACCGGCGTCTCGCTGGTCGCGATCGCCGCCCTACTCGCCCTGGTGCTGCACCAGTTCGCCCAGCACGGGCAGCTGGCGGCCGATCAGTGGTCGATGTACGGCCAGTGGCCGATCATCCACTTCCTGCTGACCGGCATCGGGCAGACCCTGCTGGTCACGGCGGTCGGCGCGGCCATCGCCTTCCCGCTGGGCGCGCTCATCGCGCTGGTCCGGCTCAGCCGCAACCGGGTGGCGCGCGCGCTGGCCCGTGGCTACGTGGAGCTGTTCCGCGCCATCCCGCTGCTCCTGCTGCTCTACGTCTTCCTGTTCGCGCTGCCGCGGGCCGGGCTGACCTTTCCGATCTTCTGGCAGCTGCTGATCCCGATCGCGCTGAGCAACGCGCCGGTGGTCGCGGAGATCTTCCGGGCCGGCGTGCTCGCCCAGGACCGCGGCCAGGCGGAGGCGGCCCACAGTCTCGGGATGACCTACTGGCAGGCGATGCGCTGGGTGGTGCTGCCGCAGGCCGTCCGCAAGCTACTGCCCGCGCTGGTCAGCCAGTTGGTGCGGCTGCTCAAGGACTCCTCGCTGGGCTACGTGGTCAGCTACCTCGAACTGCTGCACAAGACCCAGGTGCTCGGCGAGTACTACCACACCGTGCTCTCCAGCTACCTGGTCGGCGCCGCCTGCTACGTCGTGATCAATGCGAGCCTGTCCTGGCTCGCGAGCCGCCTGGAGCGGCGTCAGCGCGGCTGA
- a CDS encoding class II glutamine amidotransferase — translation MCRLLGVVTHAPTRLADTLTDLIEPFTGLSREHCDGWGVAAWQPDGELAVSKDVLPAHASPAFAATLAGSVTDAALLHLRMASPGLPTEPRNTHPFSAGALAFAHNGYFAPVEAIDELIDPDLLAGADGDTDSERYFLRVLTRLHDEDPVDALALAAADIRERAQFASLNCLLLTQDALYAYSEENPDSEVSRRRGPDFFRLRYQARAGRVVVASSGIGAQDGDGWSLLPYRQVLEIRRSDLRVSTHLVRGALVGAGG, via the coding sequence ATGTGCCGCCTACTCGGCGTGGTCACGCACGCCCCGACGCGGTTGGCCGACACGCTCACCGACCTGATCGAGCCGTTCACCGGCCTGTCACGCGAACACTGTGACGGCTGGGGCGTCGCGGCCTGGCAGCCCGATGGTGAACTCGCGGTCAGCAAAGACGTGTTGCCCGCCCACGCCAGCCCCGCCTTCGCCGCAACACTGGCCGGCTCGGTCACCGACGCCGCCCTGCTGCACCTGCGGATGGCCAGCCCCGGCCTGCCGACCGAGCCACGCAACACCCACCCGTTCAGCGCCGGCGCCCTCGCCTTCGCGCACAACGGGTACTTCGCCCCGGTCGAGGCCATCGACGAGCTGATAGACCCCGACCTGCTGGCGGGTGCCGATGGGGACACCGACTCGGAGCGGTACTTCCTGCGGGTGCTCACCCGGCTGCACGACGAGGACCCGGTCGACGCGCTCGCCCTGGCCGCCGCCGACATCCGCGAGCGCGCCCAATTCGCCAGCCTCAACTGCCTGCTGCTCACCCAGGACGCGCTCTACGCCTACTCCGAGGAGAACCCGGACTCGGAGGTGAGCCGGCGCCGCGGCCCGGACTTCTTCCGCCTGCGCTACCAGGCCCGCGCCGGCCGCGTGGTGGTCGCCTCCAGCGGGATCGGGGCCCAGGACGGCGACGGCTGGTCGCTGCTGCCCTACCGCCAGGTGCTGGAGATCCGCCGCAGCGACCTACGCGTCTCGACCCACCTCGTGCGCGGCGCCCTGGTGGGCGCGGGCGGCTGA
- a CDS encoding EfeM/EfeO family lipoprotein, which produces MPERTPSPPAERPSPSPGHSPSLSPRPGPRRLRAALLGLLMLGTATLLGSAPPGGHAHPPGGKLQVDTTSCGTPPTRLPAGRLSFSVTNNSKVFVTVYLISPDGSLAYAEIPWLGPAKTLPLDTTLTGGQYAVRCVFSSGPVATSRPLQLDGTATDAVAGYRPMSDKELTGPVNAYRAYVSAALPKLLAAAQTLDADVARGDLNAARTDWLPAHLDYERLGAAYNSFGDYDDALNGMANGLPQGVDTPSWTGFFALEYGLWHGWSTDRVRALSQQLVTDAGNLIDDFPSEDTDPGNLPLRAHEILENALQFQLGGIADYGSGTTLATLEANIQGTEEVLGTIAPVVRELDGGLVDRLNSQLAAYESEVASYRATDGSWTAPAKLSTAQRQKLDADLGALLEQLAILPNLLTPRNHA; this is translated from the coding sequence ATGCCGGAGCGAACGCCGTCCCCACCCGCAGAGCGCCCCAGCCCGAGTCCGGGCCACAGCCCGAGCCTCAGCCCCCGGCCTGGACCCAGGCGGCTGCGTGCCGCGCTGCTCGGCCTGCTCATGCTGGGCACCGCCACGCTGCTCGGCTCCGCGCCGCCGGGCGGGCACGCGCACCCGCCCGGCGGGAAGCTCCAGGTGGACACCACCAGTTGTGGCACACCGCCCACCCGGCTGCCCGCGGGCCGGCTCTCCTTCAGCGTCACCAACAACTCGAAGGTCTTCGTCACCGTCTACCTGATCTCGCCGGACGGCAGCCTCGCCTACGCGGAGATCCCCTGGCTCGGCCCGGCCAAGACGCTGCCGCTGGACACCACCTTGACGGGTGGTCAGTACGCCGTGCGCTGCGTCTTCTCCAGCGGCCCGGTGGCAACCAGCCGCCCGCTGCAGCTCGACGGCACGGCCACGGACGCCGTGGCCGGCTACCGCCCGATGTCGGACAAGGAGCTGACCGGACCGGTCAACGCCTACCGCGCCTACGTCTCGGCGGCGCTGCCGAAGCTGCTCGCCGCCGCCCAGACGCTGGACGCGGACGTGGCCCGGGGCGACCTGAACGCGGCCCGCACCGACTGGCTCCCCGCCCACCTGGACTACGAACGCCTGGGCGCCGCCTACAACTCCTTCGGCGACTACGACGACGCGCTGAACGGCATGGCGAACGGCCTGCCGCAAGGCGTCGACACCCCGAGCTGGACCGGCTTCTTCGCGCTGGAGTACGGCCTGTGGCACGGCTGGAGCACGGACCGGGTGCGGGCGCTGAGCCAGCAGCTGGTGACCGACGCCGGCAACCTGATCGACGACTTCCCCAGCGAGGACACCGATCCGGGCAACCTGCCGCTGCGCGCCCACGAAATCCTGGAGAACGCGCTGCAGTTCCAGCTGGGCGGCATCGCCGACTACGGCAGCGGCACCACGCTGGCCACCCTCGAGGCCAACATCCAGGGCACCGAGGAGGTGCTCGGCACCATCGCGCCCGTCGTCCGCGAGCTGGACGGCGGCCTGGTCGACCGGCTGAACAGTCAACTGGCCGCCTACGAGAGCGAGGTGGCGTCCTACCGTGCCACCGACGGCAGTTGGACCGCCCCGGCCAAGCTCAGCACCGCCCAGCGCCAGAAGCTGGACGCCGACCTCGGTGCGCTGCTGGAGCAACTGGCCATCCTGCCCAACCTACTCACCCCGAGGAATCACGCGTGA
- a CDS encoding LysR family transcriptional regulator, producing the protein MELRYLKYFLAVAETSSFTQAAADCFVAQSALSQQIARLESEVGTRLFHRTSRSVRLTAAGQLLVPLARRILAEVDNARTELDALDGLRRGRLRLGLIQTAGGAADMVAVLGEYRRRYPGIELNVRNAPSAEMVAAVAEGTLDLAVVGLVADRATPAGLVRRVLARDPLVVVVCGGHPLAGRGRIELSELTSATAEHATLIQGARGTGLRHQVEAAFARAGLVADQSFEIGQIHDMVKLAAAGVGATVVPRSAVHGPGSFEPLTEGAAVLELTDPAAVHEVAVVYDSERLAPAAAAFLRVLGAGDPGGLGEPGEPGEPSGDQSL; encoded by the coding sequence GTGGAACTGCGGTATCTCAAGTACTTCCTGGCCGTCGCCGAGACCAGCAGCTTCACCCAGGCGGCCGCCGACTGCTTCGTCGCCCAGTCCGCGCTGAGCCAGCAGATCGCCCGCCTGGAGAGCGAGGTCGGCACGCGACTCTTCCACCGCACCAGTCGCTCGGTGCGGCTGACGGCCGCCGGGCAGCTGCTGGTCCCGCTGGCCCGGCGGATCCTGGCGGAGGTCGACAACGCCCGCACCGAACTGGACGCACTCGACGGCCTGCGCCGCGGGCGGCTGCGCCTGGGGCTGATCCAGACCGCCGGTGGCGCTGCGGACATGGTCGCGGTGCTCGGCGAGTACCGGCGCCGGTATCCGGGGATCGAGCTGAACGTGCGCAACGCGCCCAGCGCCGAGATGGTCGCCGCGGTCGCGGAAGGCACCCTGGACCTCGCGGTGGTCGGCCTGGTCGCGGACCGCGCGACGCCGGCCGGGCTGGTGCGGCGGGTCCTGGCCAGGGACCCGCTGGTGGTGGTCGTCTGCGGCGGGCACCCGCTGGCCGGACGCGGGCGGATCGAGCTCTCGGAGCTGACCTCGGCCACCGCGGAGCACGCCACCCTGATCCAGGGCGCCCGGGGCACCGGCCTGCGGCACCAGGTGGAGGCGGCGTTCGCCCGGGCCGGGCTGGTGGCCGACCAGTCCTTCGAGATCGGCCAGATCCACGACATGGTCAAACTGGCCGCAGCCGGCGTCGGCGCCACGGTCGTCCCGCGCTCGGCGGTCCACGGCCCCGGCTCCTTCGAGCCGCTGACCGAGGGCGCGGCCGTGCTCGAACTGACCGACCCGGCCGCGGTGCACGAGGTCGCGGTGGTCTACGACAGCGAGCGGCTGGCTCCGGCGGCCGCGGCGTTCCTGCGGGTGCTGGGGGCGGGCGATCCGGGCGGGCTCGGCGAGCCCGGCGAACCCGGCGAGCCCTCTGGCGATCAATCGCTTTAA
- the efeB gene encoding iron uptake transporter deferrochelatase/peroxidase subunit: MAAAPSLRRRAFLRGATIGTAVGAGALAGAFATNAAADPGPGPSGRSIAFHGQHQAGISTPPQAAASFVSFNVLATDQQGLRDLFTTLTARIRALTAGGPVPATDLASPPTDSATLGPVLPSDGLTITVGVGASLFDDRYGLAARKPAKLVPMPAFPDDNLVGSKELHGDLMLQICADSRDTVMHALRDIAKYTRGAMQPSWKADGFHAEPRPSGTPRNQLGFKDGIANPDPNDRTLADSVLWTHGGANGEPAWVEGGSYQVVRIIRMLVEFWDRVSLNEQERMIGRRRDSGAPLDGTKETDIPNYPADPQNLLIPMNAHIRLANPRTAATANQQILRRAYNYERGLDLDGNLDVGLIFCCYQQDVARQFQAVQQRLAGEPLVDYISPTGGGYFFALPGVKGSGDWLASGLFA; encoded by the coding sequence ATGGCGGCGGCACCGTCCCTGCGCCGCCGTGCCTTCCTGCGCGGGGCCACCATCGGCACCGCGGTCGGCGCGGGCGCGCTGGCCGGGGCGTTCGCCACCAACGCCGCCGCCGACCCGGGGCCGGGCCCCTCCGGGCGCAGCATCGCCTTCCACGGCCAGCACCAGGCGGGCATCAGCACCCCACCGCAGGCCGCCGCCTCCTTCGTCTCGTTCAACGTCCTGGCCACCGACCAGCAGGGGCTGCGGGACCTGTTCACGACGCTGACGGCGCGGATCCGAGCGCTGACCGCGGGCGGCCCGGTGCCGGCCACCGACCTCGCCTCGCCGCCCACGGACAGTGCCACGCTCGGCCCGGTGCTGCCCAGCGACGGCCTGACCATCACGGTGGGCGTCGGCGCCTCGCTCTTCGACGACCGGTACGGGCTGGCCGCGCGCAAGCCCGCCAAGCTGGTGCCGATGCCCGCCTTCCCGGACGACAACCTGGTCGGCTCCAAGGAACTGCACGGCGACCTCATGCTGCAGATCTGCGCCGACTCGCGCGACACCGTGATGCACGCGCTGCGCGACATCGCCAAGTACACCCGCGGTGCCATGCAGCCGAGTTGGAAGGCCGACGGCTTCCACGCCGAGCCGCGTCCCTCCGGCACCCCGCGCAACCAACTGGGCTTCAAGGACGGCATCGCCAACCCCGACCCGAACGACCGCACGCTGGCGGACTCCGTGCTGTGGACGCACGGTGGTGCGAACGGCGAACCGGCCTGGGTGGAGGGCGGTTCGTACCAGGTGGTGCGGATCATCCGGATGCTGGTCGAGTTCTGGGACCGGGTCTCGCTGAACGAGCAGGAGCGGATGATCGGCCGCCGCCGCGACTCCGGCGCTCCGCTGGACGGCACCAAGGAGACGGACATCCCCAACTACCCGGCCGATCCACAGAATCTGCTGATCCCGATGAACGCGCACATCCGGCTGGCCAATCCGCGTACGGCCGCGACCGCCAACCAGCAGATCCTGCGCCGCGCCTACAACTACGAGCGCGGTCTCGACCTGGACGGCAACCTGGATGTGGGGCTGATCTTCTGCTGCTACCAGCAGGACGTGGCCCGGCAGTTCCAGGCCGTGCAGCAGCGGCTGGCGGGGGAGCCGTTGGTCGACTACATCTCACCCACCGGTGGCGGATACTTCTTCGCACTGCCGGGGGTCAAGGGCTCGGGGGACTGGCTGGCGTCAGGGCTGTTTGCCTGA
- a CDS encoding YoaK family protein has product MPAALRDAYRTVLPGAGAAQGPLPPLLLALTVVTGLVDAFSYLTLGHVFVANMTGNVVFLALTLGGAPGFSLGASLLALAAFVAGAFAGGLLVHRVRRHRGWVLLAAVLLEAVLVLGALATARLSATPFPTPERQLLIILLGLAMGLQNAVARALAVPDLTTTVLTLTITGIAADSRAAGGAGSRIGRRLLSAAAMFVGVLAGALALRHGANAVPLLLAGLLLLATGLGTGAAVRRADRTGAAWAQRR; this is encoded by the coding sequence GTGCCCGCCGCGCTGCGTGATGCCTACCGCACCGTGCTGCCCGGCGCCGGGGCGGCGCAGGGGCCGTTGCCGCCGTTGCTGCTGGCGCTGACCGTGGTCACCGGGCTCGTCGACGCGTTCAGCTACCTGACGCTCGGCCACGTGTTCGTGGCCAACATGACCGGGAACGTGGTCTTCCTCGCCCTCACCCTCGGCGGCGCCCCCGGGTTCTCGCTGGGTGCCTCACTGCTCGCGCTGGCCGCGTTCGTCGCCGGGGCCTTCGCCGGAGGCCTGCTGGTGCACCGCGTCCGGCGCCACCGGGGGTGGGTGCTGCTGGCGGCGGTACTGCTGGAGGCCGTGCTGGTGCTCGGCGCGCTGGCCACCGCCCGGCTGTCCGCCACGCCCTTCCCGACTCCCGAGCGCCAGCTGCTGATCATCCTGCTCGGCCTGGCCATGGGCCTGCAGAACGCCGTCGCCCGCGCGCTCGCGGTGCCCGACCTGACCACCACCGTGCTGACCCTGACCATCACCGGCATCGCCGCCGACAGCCGGGCCGCGGGCGGGGCCGGCAGCCGGATCGGGCGCCGCCTGCTGTCCGCCGCCGCGATGTTCGTCGGCGTGCTGGCCGGTGCACTCGCGCTGCGGCACGGCGCCAACGCCGTCCCCCTCCTGCTGGCCGGCCTGCTGCTGCTCGCCACCGGCCTCGGCACGGGGGCGGCCGTGCGGCGGGCCGACCGCACCGGTGCCGCCTGGGCGCAGCGCCGCTGA
- a CDS encoding alkaline phosphatase family protein, with translation MTSAIALSAALSPSSSAVAAGASASAVPAFSHIVVVMEENHSYDDIIGDTNDAPYINSLAGQGALMTSSFGVSHPSEPNYMAIFGGDTFGLTGDSCPVNEGNTANLGSELLAAGNTFAGYSEGLPSTGSTKCTSGSYARKHSPWANFSNVPSADQKQFSAFPTDYNTLPTVSFVIPNLDDDMHDGTIAQGDSWLQNNLSNYATWAQQNNSLLVVTWDEDDYTESNQIPTIFVGAHVQPGQYSETINHYNVLATLEQAYGLPLAGQSSTAAPITDIWD, from the coding sequence ATGACGAGCGCCATTGCGCTCAGCGCAGCCCTGTCCCCCAGCAGCTCCGCCGTCGCCGCCGGCGCGAGCGCCAGCGCCGTACCGGCGTTCTCGCACATCGTGGTCGTGATGGAGGAGAACCACTCCTACGACGACATCATCGGCGACACCAACGACGCCCCCTACATCAACTCGCTGGCCGGCCAGGGTGCGTTGATGACCTCCTCGTTCGGCGTCTCGCACCCCAGCGAGCCCAACTACATGGCGATCTTCGGTGGCGACACCTTCGGCCTGACCGGCGACTCCTGCCCCGTCAACGAGGGCAACACCGCCAACCTCGGCTCCGAGCTGCTGGCCGCCGGCAACACCTTCGCGGGCTACTCGGAGGGTCTGCCCTCGACCGGCTCCACCAAGTGCACCTCGGGCTCGTACGCCCGCAAGCACTCGCCGTGGGCCAACTTCAGCAACGTCCCGAGCGCCGACCAGAAGCAGTTCTCCGCGTTCCCCACGGACTACAACACCCTGCCCACGGTGTCGTTCGTGATCCCGAACCTGGACGACGACATGCACGACGGCACCATCGCCCAGGGTGACTCCTGGCTGCAGAACAACCTCTCCAACTACGCCACCTGGGCCCAGCAGAACAACAGCCTGCTGGTGGTCACCTGGGACGAGGACGACTACACCGAGAGCAACCAGATCCCCACCATCTTCGTCGGCGCCCACGTCCAGCCGGGCCAGTACAGCGAGACGATCAACCACTACAACGTGCTCGCCACCCTGGAGCAGGCGTACGGGCTGCCGCTGGCCGGCCAGAGCAGCACCGCCGCGCCGATCACCGACATCTGGGACTGA